A section of the Phaseolus vulgaris cultivar G19833 chromosome 8, P. vulgaris v2.0, whole genome shotgun sequence genome encodes:
- the LOC137825705 gene encoding reactive Intermediate Deaminase A, chloroplastic-like — protein MASWCGVRSFQIPAMEGGALRNRASLAAGVGSLSVGGTSFWRSSLSPNGSLPFKRLSISADAGVKEIVQSDGAPEALGPYSQAIKSGNLIFVSGGLGLVPETGEFISDSVEDQTVQILKNLGEILKSGGADYSSVVKTTICMNSLLADLKDFNIVNEIYAKYFPYPYPARSTYQVAALPKDAKIEIECIATL, from the exons ATGGCGTCGTGGTGCGGTGTTCGGAGCTTCCAAATTCCAGCCATGGAAGGCGGCGCACTGCGGAATCGTGCTTCATTGGCCGCCGGAGTAGGGAGTCTGTCGGTGGGCGGCACCTCCTTCTGGCGTTCCTCTCTGTCACCCAACGGCTCTCTGCCATTCAAACGCTTGAGCATTTCTGCCGATGCTG GTgttaaggaaattgttcaatcTGATGGGGCACCAGAAGCTCTGGGGCCATATTCTCAAGCAATCAAATCCGGCAACCTTATTTTCGTGTCTGGTGGTCTTGGCCTTGTTCCCGAG ACAGGGGAGTTTATATCTGATAGTGTTGAGGATCAAACTGTACAG ATTCTCAAAAACTTGGGGGAAATCCTCAAATCTGGTGGTGCCGACTACTCCTCGGTGGTTAAGACAACAATTTGTATGAATTCCTT GTTGGCTGACTTGAAGGACTTTAATATTGTCAATGAGATATATGCTAAAT ACTTTCCTTATCCTTACCCTGCTCGTTCTACTTATCAAGTAGCTGCCTTGCCGAAGGATGCCAAGATTGAAATTGAGTGCATAGCAACTCTATAA
- the LOC137826945 gene encoding OVARIAN TUMOR DOMAIN-containing deubiquitinating enzyme 2 isoform X2 produces MEGVVVRRVIPSDNSCLFNAVGYVMDHDKKKAADLRQVIAATVASDPQKYCEAFLGKPNAEYCNWILDSEKWGGAIELAILADYYGREIAAYDIQTTRCDLYGQESNYSERVMLIYDGLHYDALVMSPVEEAPEEFDQTIFAVQMNRSIGPVERLALNFVKDQQRKRSYTDTSKFTLRCGVCQIGVVGQKEAVEHAQATGHVNFQEYR; encoded by the exons ATGGAAGGTGTTGTTGTGAGAAGAGTTATTCCTTCGGATAACAGTTGTCTCTTCAATGCAGTTGG GTATGTAATGGATCATGACAAGAAGAAAGCTGCTGATTTGCGACAG GTTATAGCTGCAACAGTAGCAAGTGATCCACAGAAATATTGTGAAGCATTTCTTGGGAAGCCAAATGCAGAATATTGTAACTGGATTCTTGACTCAGAGAAGTGGGGAG GTGCAATTGAACTTGCAATATTAGCAGATTATTATGGACGTGAAATTGCAGCATATGATATCCAGACAACTCGATGTGATTTGTATGGCCAG GAAAGCAACTACTCTGAAAGAGTGATGCTGATTTATGATGGTCTCCACTATGATGCACTAGTG ATGTCTCCTGTTGAGGAAGCTCCTGAAGAGTTTGATCAGACCATATTTGCGGTTCAGATGAACAGAAGCATTGGACCTGTGGAGAGGCTTGCTCTAAATTTTGTGAAGGATCAGCAGAG GAAACGTAGTTACACTGACACTTCCAAGTTCACTCTGCGCTGTGGGGTATGCCAAATTGGAGTAGTTGGCCAGAAG
- the LOC137824431 gene encoding NEP1-interacting protein-like 1: MPSAYKCYSICIIPKQNTFRAFLSPHFEMPTSLTVTNWFSEMVETVAARFKQLCSGGSVVGLFMKVVERVVFALFTCILALGGSIVGTIAGGIKGQTTETGFLDGAGKGAITGAIAALELINFDAVDEPLSKFALLRSLLNGKVFMEWICPAVAKLYQLHVTINTLETIYQEVSDIYDTRGVRGVPQNVIMKLPFQPFNSSKISKLHNMSCCSICFQDFEDGELVRVLPKCGHLFHLECIDKWLVQQGSCPMCRTYVPDHILK, from the exons ATGCCCTCAGCCTATAAATGCTACTCTATCTGCATCATTCCCAAGCAAAATACATTTAGAGCATTCTTATCCCCTCACTTTGAAATGCCCACTTCTCTCACTGTCACCAACTGGTTTTCTGAAATGGTAGAAACAGTAGCTGCAAGGTTTAAGCAGCTTTGCAGTGGCGGTTCTGTAGTTGGGCTATTCATGAAGGTTGTTGAGAgagttgtttttgctttatTTACTTGCATTCTGGCACTTG GTGGGTCAATAGTCGGAACAATTGCAGGAGGCATAAAGGGGCAGACCACAGAAACTGGTTTTCTTGATGGGGCTGGCAAAGGAGCAATCACAGGAGCCATTGCAGCATTGGAATTGATCAATTTTGATGCTGTTGATGAGCCATTGTCCAAG TTTGCCCTGTTGAGAAGTTTGTTAAATGGGAAAGTCTTTATGGAATGGATATGTCCAGCTGTGGCAAAACTCTATCAGTTGCATGTTACA ATCAACACACTGGAAACAATTTACCAAGAAGTATCAGACATTTATGATACCAGGGGAGTTAGAGGGGTACCCCAGAATGTAATTATGAAGCTTCCTTTTCAGCCATTCAACTCTAGCAAAATCTCAAAATTACACAACATGTCTTGCTGCTCAATTTGCTTCCAG GATTTTGAGGATGGAGAATTGGTGAGGGTACTTCCAAAATGTGGCCACCTATTTCACCTAGAATGCATAGACAAATGGCTAGTCCAACAAGGATCATGCCCAATGTGCAGAACTTATGTTCCAGACCACATTCTTAAATAA
- the LOC137826945 gene encoding OVARIAN TUMOR DOMAIN-containing deubiquitinating enzyme 2 isoform X1 yields the protein MFRKRTVPWHINPNGWWLSTIFSMEGVVVRRVIPSDNSCLFNAVGYVMDHDKKKAADLRQVIAATVASDPQKYCEAFLGKPNAEYCNWILDSEKWGGAIELAILADYYGREIAAYDIQTTRCDLYGQESNYSERVMLIYDGLHYDALVMSPVEEAPEEFDQTIFAVQMNRSIGPVERLALNFVKDQQRKRSYTDTSKFTLRCGVCQIGVVGQKEAVEHAQATGHVNFQEYR from the exons ATGTTCAGGAAAAGGACGGTGCCATGGCATATCAATCCAAACG GCTGGTGGTTGTCTACAATCTTCTCCATGGAAGGTGTTGTTGTGAGAAGAGTTATTCCTTCGGATAACAGTTGTCTCTTCAATGCAGTTGG GTATGTAATGGATCATGACAAGAAGAAAGCTGCTGATTTGCGACAG GTTATAGCTGCAACAGTAGCAAGTGATCCACAGAAATATTGTGAAGCATTTCTTGGGAAGCCAAATGCAGAATATTGTAACTGGATTCTTGACTCAGAGAAGTGGGGAG GTGCAATTGAACTTGCAATATTAGCAGATTATTATGGACGTGAAATTGCAGCATATGATATCCAGACAACTCGATGTGATTTGTATGGCCAG GAAAGCAACTACTCTGAAAGAGTGATGCTGATTTATGATGGTCTCCACTATGATGCACTAGTG ATGTCTCCTGTTGAGGAAGCTCCTGAAGAGTTTGATCAGACCATATTTGCGGTTCAGATGAACAGAAGCATTGGACCTGTGGAGAGGCTTGCTCTAAATTTTGTGAAGGATCAGCAGAG GAAACGTAGTTACACTGACACTTCCAAGTTCACTCTGCGCTGTGGGGTATGCCAAATTGGAGTAGTTGGCCAGAAG